TCGTACTACGAACCGATGGTTGGTTGTAGGAATTCCACAGGTGCCATAAGACGGACATAAGGAAGGGGAGACGTGAGTTGCAGAAGTGGAAAAGACCAGTGGAGGGTTGGATAAAGTGCAATTTCAATGGAGCATAGAATCACTGTCAACACCGAGGAGGGTATGAAATTGTTTTGCGTAATTACTTGGGGGAGTTTTTAGGTGCTACAGTAGGTCCCATTCATTATTCCATGTTTGCCTTGCATGCGGAATTCTTAGCACCTAGGCACGCTGTATAGTTTGTTAAAGGGTTATATTCGGTCAATGTCCAAGTTCAACTTGAAGGAGATGCGAGCTTGGTATTGGTTACCATTAAGGGCCAAGGCGAGAATAGGTCTAATTTTGGACCCATTATTAATGATTTGCGATGTTTTTGTTTGGATTGGTCGAAGTCGATGGTTAGTCATGTGCAACGAGAAGGAAATTCAGTGGCTCATTGGCTTGCTCAGCTATGGCTTACTTGTACTCAGGAGATTGTGTCGTTCGAGGAACCTCCGAATTTAATTCAGGATATTCTGTTTGAGGAAGGATTGTAAGTTTGATTGTTCATTTGAGGATAGGTCTTTTGTTGTGCGGGACACTCTTTTCCTTCGACCGGGTTGAAATCCCATTAAGGCCCATTTTGCACACTATCCTTAGTTTGTACGAATTCTGTTTTGCTTAATAAATATCGTACTTTTGTTCAAAAAAGATATATTTTAACATGATGTTAATTATTGTTTTATCTTTACTATATTCggttttttggttaatttaggagttatttatactttttaaaattaaaaactcattcttcaaaaaataaaaaaataaaaactcattttacaatatttaaaaattaaaggacacggaagttgatgattaatttattacttaagcgttgataaatgtacttatttatattaatgacacattatttaatttttaaaatttatcttTAAATTTAATCTTTTTATCATTACCGTGAAGTTTATTAACTTTTCTCCCCTTCGCTAAAGCTGtaaattttcaaaaacaaagaattggaaaaaaaatctagtttttttttttaaggagtaAAGTGGGATTTAATAGTATTTTAATTTGATGGGCGACAATGCATATCACTTATATCCAGTAAAACGCTTTCCCTATAAAATCACCAACTCAAATAACATCGCTCGCTCCGtcacctttttcatttttctcaaaCCTAAAACCGCTAAATTTCAAACATCACATACTAATCACACAATTAATCAAACCCAAATGCTCGCGGCCGTTGTTACGGCGTTCTTCCTGCGGCTTTGACACCCAATCCATCGTCTGCGTCCGGTGGGGTTCTGGGAAAAAAATGGGTTCAAGTCCGGCCTCCGGCAGCGGCGACGGCGGTAGCGGTGGTGCTGTGGGTGGTGGTTGTGCGAATGGTGCGAGTAATAGCGGCGGCAGCTGCTGCAACATGAGCGTGAAGTGCAGGTGCCGGTGGAGGTGCCTGATGTCGTCGGGGTTGGTGTTCTTCTTGGGGTGCTTTGTGTTGTTCGGATCAGTCGCCACGGTTTACGTCTGGTTCGCCTTCACGCCTTTTTATGCTCGGACGGCGTTGGCCTCTCCCTCCATGCTTGGGTGTCAGGAGGACAATGAAGGTTCATGGTCTGTTGGTGTTTTCTTCGGTGACTCTCCTTTTTCCCTCAAGCCCATTGAAGCTGTAAGatttctttgttcttttcttttcactGTATGGGGTGTGTATTATtttgagtatttttttttcttaattttagttTGGTTTTTGGTGGGTTTGGCTTGTATTTTCAATTTAGTCTTCTTTTGGTTTGACTTGTTTGGGATGAATTGGCCTTGCTGGaagtgtggttttttttttattatttttttccctgtgtattaaattaatttagctCTTGGAGGAAAAGTTCTTAAGGAAAactcttttatttaatttaattttgttagtttggattttttttttctttcaattttttgttaaattatggATTTTTGGAGATTTCGAATTTTGAAACTGGGTTGCAATTTGGTGTATAGATGAATGTATGGAGGGACAATACTGCAGCTTGGCCTGTGGCGAACCCGGTTGTGACTTGTTCTTCAGTTTCTGATGCTGGTTTCCCAAGTAATTTTGTTGCCGATCCTTTCCTTTATGTCCAGGTATTTGCTCTGCCCTTCAAATATTTTAGGTTTTTACAGTTCTGAtgtatgattgattgcatgtcAATTGTGTTCGGTACTGATTTGCATAATTCGAAGGCCAATTTACCGGACTATATAGTCCGGAACTTGAAATATCACGAGTTTGTATATTTTAAACATTGAGTGAATTGTTACAGCAGTGTATTTAAGTCATTTTTCTCACAAAACTTTGAGGACTAAATGATTTCATGTGTAGAGCACAAACGGATATGGTAGGGTATAGATTATAACCAATTTTCCTTGGGTCGAAGGTTTAGGGCTGGAATCGGGATTTGGTACACTTGAGTTGTAAGGTTTCAACAATATGTTTTCTGCTCTTGTTTGTGGCAACAGTGATAACAAGTTTAAGTGAGTATAAGCGAGATGATGATATTGTGTTGTAGTCTGTTGACATTAGTGATATTTTTTGTCATCTCTGTGCTCAATCTGTTGGTGTGAAGTAGACAGGTCATTTGTTGGAGAGTTGTATTGGACATTAAGTGCATTATGGATACATGATGGCATTATGGATACATGATAGGTGTGGTCGTTCATTGGTTATTTAATTTCAACCTTTCATTCATACACCATTTGACGTTGTGCTATGGTTATGTTTGGTTGATACGTCTTTCTCaagcaaaacatgattttgattAGGGCCCAGATGGTAGTGAGAGCGTCCCTCTTTGTTGCTAACATGgtattccttttcttctctgtATGGTTcttgtggcaaaaaaaataacttGGTAATATAAGATGCATTCAAGTAACTTTATAATATAAGACCCTGTTTGTTTTCTGATAGTTCTTTGCATGGGATCACCACTTACTAAAATTGTCATGGCATTCTGTGTTGGGTTTTTCAGCCCATGATGAGTTGTCCTTAAGTCTATTAGAAATTATAATCTTAGAGGATACAATTTTTTACCGAATTGAAATTGTTTTCTCAATTGGAgttgttttcccaatttaaattgTTTACCCAATTGAAGTTGTTTTCCCAATTTgagttgttttcccaattgaaGTTGTTTACCCAATTAGAAAGTGCTAAAGTGAGGAATTATTGTAGTTATTTTGTGTATTCTTATTTCTTTTAGATCTTTTCACTTGGACCAGGATGTGATTGTCTGTCACCATGACGGAcagaaatctttttttttttttttttttttttgaagacaGGCTCTCCTTCCTTCCCTCGTCATCCTGTGGGGGAAAAATTATTTCCtgaacaaaaatcaaaagttatTCGACGAGTTTTTAACAATTTAatgttttttccttttgggCAAGAACTGGTTTTATGCTGACCAAGTTGTTTACAATGtggtaaacaaaagaaaatccgGAATGTTGTCTCTGTTGTTTTTTAATTGAGCTGTACTATGATTTTTCCAGCTCAGTAGACCTTTTGGAGACTGTTAGTGgtgtttgcatgtgtgtgtgtgtagtgtgcaTGTGTTTTGAATGTGTGTTTACTTGGATATGCATATTCTGATATGTCGGAATTGCACGTTTTAAGGTCTTAACTGTTGTCACTTTTCTTAGAATTACTTGGATCGTGCTACTCAATATCTCTGCTTTTTGTTTCAGGGAGATATTTTTTACTTGTTCTATGAAACCAAAAATTCAATCACTTTGCAAGGAGATATTGGAGTCTCAAAAAGTATTGATAAGGGAGCAACATGGCAGCAATTGGGCATTGCCTTGGACGAAGAGTGGCATCTCTCTTACCCGTATGTCTTCAACTACCTTGGCCAAGTAAGAACACACTTCTTTTTACGTGCACACCGGCCCATTTGATCCTGTCACCAGTGTGAATGAAAGTAAAGAACTGTAACAGATTATTTCTACACAGTTGTTTGATGCATTTTTGGTCAAGTTGCAGCTTAACGGGATACATTGATTGCATAAAAAAGCACCTATCACCTAATTTTCTAGGGTAAATTCGATATCTGTTGTAtaacttattttttattgtttcttacaGATATATATGATGCCTGAGGGTGGTATGAAAGGGGATGTTCGTCTATACCGAGCACTCAATTTTCCTTTGCAATGGACTCTGGAGAGAGTGATCATGAAAAAGCCTCTTGTTGATTCTTTCATAATCGATTATAATGGAGCGTATTGGTTGTTTGGTTCAGATCACACTGGATTTGGCACCACAAAGAATGGACAGTTGGAAATCTGGTATAGCAGCTCCCCTCTTGGTCCTTGGAAACCACACAAGAAGAACCCTATATATAATAGGGACAAGAGCTTTGGGGCTCGAAATGGAGGCAGAccatttttctacaaaggaAATCTTTATCGTGTTGGTCAAGACTGTGGTGAAACATATGGGAGAAGAGTGCGTACCTTTAAGGTGGAAGTTCTTACCAAAGATGATTACAAAGAAGTTGAAGTTCCCTTGGGCTTGATAGAGCCAAGTAAGGGCCGTAATGCTTGGAACGGTGCTCGCTATCATCATCTAGACGTGCAGCAAATAAATACTGGTGAGTGGGTTGGAGTGATGGATGGAGACCGGGTACCATCTGGGGATTCAGTTCGGAGGTTTATTCTTGGCACTGCTTCAGTTGCCGTTGTTGCTGTACTCATTATATTGATGGGTGTACTACTTGGAGCTGTGAAGTGCATGATTCCTCTCAATTGGTGCACTCACTACTCAGGTAAGCGGAGTGATGCGTTCTTGGCCTGGGAAAGGTCACATTTGTTTTCTTCCAAAGTGAGACGGTTTTGCAGCCACTTGAACAGAGGAGTTTCATTCCTCAGAGGTAGGATTAAACCTAATACCTGTGCTGGAAGACTGGTTCTTGCTATAATTTTGGCATTTGGAGTTGCAGCTATGTGCACAGGGGTTAAATATATCTATGGTGGTAGCGGTGCAGAAGAAGCTTATCCATGGAAAGGTCATTACTCGCAGTTCACCTTATTAACAATGACCTATGACGCTCGTCTCTGGAATTTGAAAATGTATGTTAAACATTATTCCAGATGTTCCTCAGTGCGAGAAATTGTTGTGGTGTGGAACAAAGGAATACCACCTGAAGTTAGCGACTTTGACTCCACAGTGCCGGTTAGGATCAGAGTAGAGAAACAAAACTCACTGAATAATCGGTTCAAGTTGGATTCTTTGATAAAGACCCGAGCAGTTCTTGAGCTTGATGACGACATTATGATGACTTGCAATGATGTTGAGAGGGGATTCAGGATATGGCGCCAACACCCAGATCGTATTGTGGGGTTCTACCCCCGACTAATTGACGGAAGCCGATTGAAGTATCGAGGTGAGAAATATGCCCGGACCCATAAAGGATATAACATGATTCTCACGGGGGCAGCTTTCCTTGATAGTCAAGTAGCTTTCGAGAGGTATTGGGGAAAAGAAGCTAGCCAAGCGAGGGAATTGGTGGACAAGTATTTCAACTGCGAGGACGTACTGATGAATTACTTGTATGCAAATGCTAGCAAATCCAAGAATGTGGAGTATGTGAGGCCAGCGTGGGCAATAGATACATCAAAGTTATCTGGTGCTGCAATAAGCCGAAATACAAAAGTTCACTACCATATAAGGAGCAACTGCCTCCTGAAATTTTCTGAGATGTATGGAAGTTTGGCCGGGCGCAAGTGGGAGTTTGATGAGCGGAAGGATGGTTGGGATGTATAGCCAGGGAGGTATAGTACCTAGTCGCTTACAACTCCTGAATTTGTTAATCCTTCTCTCTTCGTTTAGTAAACTTTTAGTAATCCATACTCCTTCCCCACCCCCCTCCTGTGAATTTcttgtcggggaattagtttatcaATAGATTTGAATTTTGATCAAGATGTgcattgtttttgtgttttctgaTGTCTTGCTGGAGATTGATCTAGTATGTGTGTTTATCGTCTTGGTTTTGGACGTTCCATGGCCTCTGCAGCGGGGAAATTTTGCGTTGTATCATTACTCCGTTACATGTATGTTGAACTATTTTGGGAAATGATGTTTTGCCATATACTTTGAATGCTATATTGCCGGAATGAATCATGAAAAAGGTGTTAACTGTTATGTGTTTAGTCAGATAAGTAGTGTGTGTGTACAAATTTGGGTGGAGGATACGTAGCATCTGAGGAAATTGTATAATGGTGCTTGATGGTTTTATATGGTTGATAACTGTAATTGTGTAGGTTGTGTATGATGGGAGAGAATCTTAATTAGTGTGACGGTATTTCAAGTCAATCACGCATCGTTATACGTTTCAATTTTGTGATATGACAtttgtgattgacttgaaatACTGTCATATTGTCATTCCCGTTGCATGAACATATCCTCGATTATGCTGACCTTTGTGGTTTTGCCCTCAAAAGGGCATTCATGTCATTTTAAAAATGGCATTCATCCACCAGTAATATAGttaaagaaatataaatgaaactGTCCGACCAATGGTCCAATACAAGGAATGAAACTGGATGTTTAGTCGGTATGTATGGCGATGTATAAGATATGTATACATTAGTTGTTGGTCCAAAGACTCTTCCATGGACAATTTAAATGGGAGGTCAAATATTTATTTGAGTGGAAACGTACTTAGTACTATTACCATCTGACAGTCATAGTTGCTTATTAAATATCACTAAAACTTATTTTGATTGTCAAATAGTGATAGCAATAAGTATTTGTAAGTATAGTAGTCAAATACATAAATTTATACGTTGTTTTACATCTTCTGAAAATGTAAATCTGATGCAAATAGGATGCAATATTGACTTTTATACCTCAAATTTACATTCGTAAGTTGTATTGTAGTTAAAAAAACTTATCTTAAAGCATCTCCAAGGGCTACTCCAATAGATGCAAAACCTCATATGCCGCGCCCCATATGAGTGTATGACATGAACTCCCAAGAATTATGGGTCCATGTTTATGGGAGACTCAAATCATGCAAATCAATAAGCACAACACAACTCAAACAGTTGCATTCATTTCTCATCAAAACAAGGCCTCTCCCTCTCAAATACCCGAACCTCATTTCTTCTCCTCCATCTCCTCCtcacaaacacaaacacaaatactCACATTCCACTCACATCCTCTCTTTCTTAAACCACCTGGAAAAGCCAGACCTCTGCCTCTCCCTCTACAATGCCATCATCCAAGGCCTCCCTTCAAATCCCACCACCAAAACAGCCTCCCTTTTCCAACTGTTTGAATTGCTTGGACACATGCTTGCCAATGGCATCCTTCCTGACCACTACACCGTCCCCTCTGTTCTCAAAGTGTGTGCGCAGTCGCGTGCGCTGAGAGAGGGGCAGCAGATTCACGCCTACGCTATCAAAACCGGGCTTGTTTTGTCCAATGTGTACGTCAATAACACTCTTATGAGGGTTTATGCTGTTTGTGGGGTTATTAAATGGGTCCGGATGGTGTTTGATGAAAGTCCTCAGAGGGACTTGGTTTCGTGGACTACGCTTATTCAGGGTTATGTTAAAATGGGGTTTCCGAGAGAAGGCGTTGAAGCGTTTTTTAGGATGTGTGATGCTGAGATGAGGGCGGATGAGATGACGTTGGTCATTGTTCTCTCTGCTTGCTCGAAGTTGGGAGACTTGAGCTTGGGTAGGAAGATCAGTGGATACATTTACGATAATGGGGTATGCCGAGATGTTTTTATAGGCAATGCGTTGGTCGATATGTACTTGAAGTGTGGGGATGCCGACTTTGCACGTAAAGTCTTTAATGAGATGCCTGTGAGAAATGTGGTTTCCTGGAATTCGATGATAGCGGGTTTAGCACATCAAGGGAAATTTAAGGAGGCGTTGGACGCGTTCCGGGAAATGCAAAGAATGGGTGTTGAGCCAGATGATGTTACTTTAGTTGGCGTTTTGAATTCGTGTGCGAATCTTGGAGTGCTCGAGATGGGGGAGTGGGTACATGCTTATGTTGATAGAAATCAGATTGAGGCAGATGGGTTTATAGGAAATGCGCTTGTGGATATGTATGCTAAGTGTGGAAGTATAGACCGAGCCCTTAGAGTTTTTCAAGGTATGAATCGCAGGGACGTATATTCATACACAGCCATGATTGTTGGATTAGCTATGCATGGGGAGGTGGCGATGGCATTGGATATATTTGCTGAAATGCCTAGAGTGGGCATTGAACCGGATGAGGTAACATTTATAGGAGTCCTTGCAGCATGTAGTCATGGAGGACTTGTGGCAGAGGGTCAAAAGTATTTTAGGGAGATGTCAAGTGTGTACAAGCTCAGACCTCAGGCAGAGCATTATGGCTGCATGGTTGACCTGTTAGGCCGTGCCGGGTTAATAAACGAGGCAGAGGAGTTTGTTGAAAACATGCCAATTGAGCCTGATGCCTTTGTTTGGGGAGCCCTATTGGGAGCCTGCAGGATCCATGGGAAAGTAGAGCTTGCTGAAAGTGTGATGAAGAAACTACTGAAGGTAGAGCCCGAGAGAGATGGTGCATATGTGCTCATGTCAAACATATATTCCTCTGCAAATAGATGGAGGGATGCAGTGAAGTTGAGACGGGCGATGAAGGGAAAGAACGTGAAGAAAACTCCCGGGTGTAGTTCAATCGAACTTGATGGTATTGTTCATGAATTCAGAAAGGGTGACAAATCACATAAAAGAAGCAAAGAAATATACAAATTGCTAGAAGAGATTATGAGCCACATAAAGAACCATGAGCTTTTGGCACACTGAACTCCATTCTTTCGATGATTGAGGCACATCAACATAAACCGTCAACTAAACTGAGAAGGAAGAGCATTGACAGTTTGGCACATTGCGGCTGGCATGATCGATCAACTTGATCCCAGGAGCTAATGCATCTTCTGCGAGGTAAGAATTAAGCAAGAAGatcaaatttaataattttgtCAACCTACCGAGTAATTGTTGTAAAGATTCATCTTGTAAACTATCAACTATACTTCATAATCCACACCAAATTTATTTAGTACCGGTGTCACTTGTACCGTGCTTCATTTTTCGTAAATCAGTCCATTTGTGCTGTACTAGGATCTAGGTTTTCCTCAGGCAGAAGTTGCATTTTTTCGTCTCGGATGCACATAATCGTATAGCTAACCTGTGTGTCGATTTATCCCGTTTTAACGCTCTTCTCAGCAGCTAGGTATTCCAAAATTTTGCAGCAGGGGGTGGTTAAAACGTCAAACacataagaccatctccaaccgaaccctccaagaaattaatattttaatgaacaatacatgATCATATtttttaccatctccaaccgaggggccAGAGgatcataggccaaacatagccctgtgacaaaaaaccatctctaaCTGAGGACCAAAGGGCTATAGTATGGAATGTgaagaatttaattaaaatgaggcaaaataatatggaatagtaaaaaatatgtaaaaatggtgtaggaaaaaattagaaattaaaaaaataaataaacgttcaaaaaaaaaagaaaaaagaaaaagtgaggTGGGCAaatggaaaataacaaaaaaaaaaaaaaaaaaaaaagtgggctAGCTGGTTGGCCCTTTAGCCATTTTTTGTCCAGTGGGGCCCATGAGCCATTTGGCCTAACCCTTAGTTAGAGACagttttcaggctattttcgacCTTTTGACCCTCTGGACTTTTCGGTTGGAGATAACTTAATAATACCATCCATCTAGTGCTTAAGATTTTGCTTCCAAGTCCTTGTGGTATCCATAGCTAAAGAAAACTTGAACTTAGTTGAAGCTATACCTGGAATATCTAAGTTTAATGAACTTATGGTAATGGGATTAATTTGAATATACAAATCTTATAGGGAAATGATGAATACACACCCTTTTTAGCATCACCTGCGTGCTTAATCTGTCTGTTGAttatgtttgatttattcaatttataACTAAAAATACAAAGAAGAGTGTGAGAAGTTAAAAACAATGTGAAATCACCTCTCATTTTATATATCTTAGCGAAAACTTGTAGCTTCCTTGTAACAAGATACGGCAAAATAATGCATGAAACAGTCGTACGACACAAACGTAGTTGAAATGTTAAGGACCCGTTTGAGAGAGACTAGGA
This region of Malus domestica chromosome 07, GDT2T_hap1 genomic DNA includes:
- the LOC103437397 gene encoding glucosamine inositolphosphorylceramide transferase 1, whose protein sequence is MGSSPASGSGDGGSGGAVGGGCANGASNSGGSCCNMSVKCRCRWRCLMSSGLVFFLGCFVLFGSVATVYVWFAFTPFYARTALASPSMLGCQEDNEGSWSVGVFFGDSPFSLKPIEAMNVWRDNTAAWPVANPVVTCSSVSDAGFPSNFVADPFLYVQGDIFYLFYETKNSITLQGDIGVSKSIDKGATWQQLGIALDEEWHLSYPYVFNYLGQIYMMPEGGMKGDVRLYRALNFPLQWTLERVIMKKPLVDSFIIDYNGAYWLFGSDHTGFGTTKNGQLEIWYSSSPLGPWKPHKKNPIYNRDKSFGARNGGRPFFYKGNLYRVGQDCGETYGRRVRTFKVEVLTKDDYKEVEVPLGLIEPSKGRNAWNGARYHHLDVQQINTGEWVGVMDGDRVPSGDSVRRFILGTASVAVVAVLIILMGVLLGAVKCMIPLNWCTHYSGKRSDAFLAWERSHLFSSKVRRFCSHLNRGVSFLRGRIKPNTCAGRLVLAIILAFGVAAMCTGVKYIYGGSGAEEAYPWKGHYSQFTLLTMTYDARLWNLKMYVKHYSRCSSVREIVVVWNKGIPPEVSDFDSTVPVRIRVEKQNSLNNRFKLDSLIKTRAVLELDDDIMMTCNDVERGFRIWRQHPDRIVGFYPRLIDGSRLKYRGEKYARTHKGYNMILTGAAFLDSQVAFERYWGKEASQARELVDKYFNCEDVLMNYLYANASKSKNVEYVRPAWAIDTSKLSGAAISRNTKVHYHIRSNCLLKFSEMYGSLAGRKWEFDERKDGWDV
- the LOC114825978 gene encoding pentatricopeptide repeat-containing protein At1g08070, chloroplastic-like, with translation MNSQELWVHVYGRLKSCKSISTTQLKQLHSFLIKTRPLPLKYPNLISSPPSPPHKHKHKYSHSTHILSFLNHLEKPDLCLSLYNAIIQGLPSNPTTKTASLFQLFELLGHMLANGILPDHYTVPSVLKVCAQSRALREGQQIHAYAIKTGLVLSNVYVNNTLMRVYAVCGVIKWVRMVFDESPQRDLVSWTTLIQGYVKMGFPREGVEAFFRMCDAEMRADEMTLVIVLSACSKLGDLSLGRKISGYIYDNGVCRDVFIGNALVDMYLKCGDADFARKVFNEMPVRNVVSWNSMIAGLAHQGKFKEALDAFREMQRMGVEPDDVTLVGVLNSCANLGVLEMGEWVHAYVDRNQIEADGFIGNALVDMYAKCGSIDRALRVFQGMNRRDVYSYTAMIVGLAMHGEVAMALDIFAEMPRVGIEPDEVTFIGVLAACSHGGLVAEGQKYFREMSSVYKLRPQAEHYGCMVDLLGRAGLINEAEEFVENMPIEPDAFVWGALLGACRIHGKVELAESVMKKLLKVEPERDGAYVLMSNIYSSANRWRDAVKLRRAMKGKNVKKTPGCSSIELDGIVHEFRKGDKSHKRSKEIYKLLEEIMSHIKNHELLAH